A single window of Granulicella sibirica DNA harbors:
- a CDS encoding efflux RND transporter permease subunit produces the protein MRFTEFFIRRAITTTLLISAIAGFGLLSYLSLPVSNLPEVEYPTIHVSAALPGANPDAMAATVATPLESEFSRIPGIENMTSSSSVGDSQITLQFALSRSVDAAAQDVQAAISRAAGSLPSGMPDPPSYSKVNPADDPIIWLEMHSQTMSFEDFSRYATQIVSKQISMVNGVSQVEVYGPERPAIRVQVDPARLAAYSLDLEQIRGSLTSNSASLPSGTLYGSARDFSLQANSQLTTAGQFSDLVVAYRNQLPVRLSQIANVQNNSSNNKRTFWINGKRSVILAVRKQPGANTIEVADRVKAAVKSLREVLPPGVGFGNVADNSDIVRDSIADVNRTLAITIVLVVLVIFAFLGTASSTLIASATIPVSILGSFIVMRLLGYTIDMFSMMAITLSVGFVVDDAIVMLENIVRHREMGKSRLDAAFAGSAEVGFTIISMTLSLVAVFLPILFLEGVLGRVLREFAVTITVSILLSGVSALTLTPMLCSRFLSERAHTDDWFHRHTERFHAALESAYRSSLDRVLRHPRAMIVATTAMTVTTAVLFAIVPKSFMPTVDVGGISGSMEASQDNSFAQMISSAEEVNRVMSTVPWMQSNLSGVFSQNGGWLWINLRQDRHRPNVKILIANLQKQLDRIPGLKVYLRQPDFIDLGQSESRSQYSAALQSPDADQLYRWAPRLKDKLDSLPELANVSTDLQMSAPRINVDIRRDLAMSLNVDSEKIANTIYDAFGNRRANTITVASQQYDIILEVAPQYQRDPEAIGGIYLASASGRLVPLSAVTTFNQTVAPLTVNHLGQFPAVTFHFDLKPGISLDNATQAVRRAASEIGIPASMNFTFQGTAAQFQSSLKGLGLLLVIAVMVIYLVLGILYESLIHPITILSGLPAAAIGALLTLVIFGQDLNLYSFLGIILLIGIVKKNAIMIVDFAIDAERNQGMKPEQAIYQGCLQRFRPIMMTTMAALLGAAPIAFGQGVGGEARRPLGIAIVGGLLLSQTVTLYVTPVIYLCLHRFRRTQKEMSDGQANPSSEAIGVS, from the coding sequence TTGCGCTTTACTGAATTCTTCATCCGTCGCGCGATCACGACCACGCTCCTGATCTCCGCCATTGCGGGATTCGGCCTGCTCAGTTATCTCTCGCTTCCGGTCAGCAACCTTCCCGAGGTAGAGTACCCCACGATCCATGTATCCGCCGCACTTCCCGGCGCCAACCCCGACGCCATGGCCGCCACCGTGGCTACGCCCCTTGAGAGCGAGTTCTCGCGAATCCCTGGCATCGAGAACATGACTTCCAGCAGCTCCGTCGGAGATAGCCAGATCACTCTCCAGTTCGCCCTTAGCCGCAGCGTCGACGCCGCGGCTCAGGACGTTCAGGCCGCCATCTCCCGCGCCGCCGGCAGTCTCCCATCGGGCATGCCCGACCCGCCGTCCTATTCCAAGGTGAACCCCGCCGATGATCCCATCATCTGGCTCGAAATGCACTCGCAGACCATGTCCTTCGAGGACTTTTCACGCTACGCGACGCAGATCGTCTCAAAGCAGATATCCATGGTCAACGGAGTCTCACAGGTCGAAGTCTACGGCCCCGAACGCCCGGCCATTCGTGTCCAGGTCGATCCCGCGCGCCTCGCCGCCTACAGCCTCGATCTCGAACAGATCCGCGGCTCTCTCACGTCGAACAGCGCAAGCCTTCCCAGCGGCACACTCTATGGCAGCGCAAGAGACTTCTCCCTGCAGGCGAACAGTCAGCTCACCACCGCCGGCCAGTTCTCCGATCTCGTCGTCGCCTATCGAAACCAACTCCCCGTGCGCCTTAGCCAGATCGCAAACGTTCAGAACAACTCCTCCAACAACAAGCGCACCTTCTGGATCAACGGGAAACGCAGTGTCATCCTCGCCGTCCGCAAGCAACCCGGCGCGAACACCATAGAAGTTGCCGATCGCGTCAAGGCCGCGGTCAAATCCTTGCGCGAAGTCCTTCCTCCCGGCGTGGGTTTCGGCAATGTCGCCGATAACTCCGATATCGTTCGAGACTCCATCGCAGATGTCAATCGGACCCTCGCCATCACCATCGTCCTCGTCGTGCTCGTCATCTTCGCATTTCTTGGAACAGCTTCTTCGACGTTGATCGCCAGCGCCACCATTCCCGTCTCGATCCTGGGCTCCTTCATCGTCATGCGTCTTCTCGGCTACACCATCGATATGTTTTCGATGATGGCCATCACGCTCTCGGTAGGGTTCGTCGTCGATGACGCCATCGTCATGCTCGAGAACATTGTTCGCCACCGTGAGATGGGAAAGTCCCGGCTTGACGCAGCCTTCGCCGGGTCCGCCGAGGTCGGCTTCACCATCATCTCCATGACGCTTTCTCTCGTCGCCGTCTTCCTTCCCATTCTCTTTCTCGAAGGCGTCCTCGGCCGGGTACTTCGCGAGTTTGCCGTTACCATCACGGTCTCCATCCTGCTGTCAGGAGTCTCCGCGCTCACGCTCACCCCTATGCTCTGCAGCCGCTTCCTCAGCGAGCGCGCACACACGGACGACTGGTTCCATCGCCACACGGAGCGCTTCCACGCCGCGCTCGAAAGCGCGTATCGGAGCTCGCTCGATCGTGTCCTGCGGCATCCGCGCGCGATGATCGTGGCTACCACTGCGATGACTGTCACCACCGCCGTGCTCTTCGCCATCGTCCCGAAGAGCTTCATGCCCACCGTCGATGTCGGCGGCATCTCCGGCTCCATGGAAGCATCGCAGGACAATTCCTTCGCCCAGATGATCTCATCCGCGGAAGAGGTCAACAGAGTAATGAGCACCGTCCCCTGGATGCAAAGCAATCTCTCAGGCGTCTTCTCTCAGAATGGAGGCTGGCTCTGGATCAACCTCCGTCAGGACCGCCATCGGCCCAACGTCAAAATCCTCATCGCCAATCTGCAAAAGCAGCTCGACCGAATTCCCGGACTCAAGGTCTATCTTCGTCAGCCGGACTTCATCGACCTCGGACAAAGCGAGTCCCGCTCTCAGTACTCCGCCGCATTGCAAAGCCCCGACGCCGACCAGCTCTATCGCTGGGCTCCGCGTCTCAAGGACAAGCTCGACTCGCTTCCCGAGCTCGCCAATGTTTCAACCGACCTCCAGATGAGCGCGCCGCGCATCAACGTCGACATCCGCCGCGACCTTGCCATGTCCCTCAACGTCGATTCCGAGAAGATCGCCAACACCATCTACGACGCCTTCGGAAACCGCCGCGCCAACACCATCACCGTCGCATCGCAGCAATACGACATCATCCTCGAAGTCGCCCCGCAATATCAGCGCGATCCCGAAGCGATCGGCGGCATCTATCTCGCATCAGCCTCAGGCAGGCTTGTTCCTCTCTCAGCCGTCACCACCTTCAACCAGACAGTAGCGCCCCTCACCGTCAACCATCTCGGGCAGTTTCCCGCCGTTACCTTTCACTTCGACCTCAAGCCAGGCATCTCGCTCGATAACGCAACCCAGGCCGTGCGCAGGGCAGCCTCCGAGATCGGCATCCCCGCCAGCATGAACTTCACCTTTCAGGGAACCGCCGCACAGTTTCAAAGCTCTCTCAAAGGACTCGGCCTCCTGCTCGTCATCGCGGTGATGGTCATCTATCTCGTTCTCGGCATCCTGTACGAAAGTCTGATCCACCCCATTACGATCCTCTCCGGCCTCCCCGCCGCTGCCATCGGAGCGCTCCTGACACTCGTCATCTTCGGCCAGGATCTTAATCTTTACTCTTTCCTGGGTATCATCTTGCTCATCGGCATCGTCAAGAAGAACGCCATTATGATCGTCGACTTCGCCATCGACGCGGAGCGAAACCAGGGCATGAAGCCCGAACAGGCCATCTATCAGGGCTGCCTGCAGCGCTTCCGCCCCATCATGATGACGACCATGGCGGCGTTGCTTGGCGCGGCTCCCATCGCATTCGGACAAGGTGTTGGCGGTGAGGCCCGCCGCCCCCTCGGTATCGCAATCGTCGGCGGCCTTCTGCTCTCTCAGACCGTCACCCTTTATGTGACACCGGTAATCTATCTATGCCTGCATCGCTTCCGGAGAACTCAGAAGGAAATGAGTGATGGTCAGGCAAATCCATCTTCGGAAGCGATTGGCGTCTCTTGA
- a CDS encoding LytR/AlgR family response regulator transcription factor — translation MKMKALIADDEPLARERLRFLLDGDDEVELVGECRNGAEVVASLKAEQIDILFLDIEMPGKGGFEVIEQMGAAQMPVTVFVTAHNQHALHAFEVHAFDYLTKPVERERLKATLSRAKERIASDAALLNQERLKQVLTETGMRGGGTKEYPKRLLVPNGAKDVVVNIQEIEWIEAADYYSCLHVGTKTFMLRETVKQLENTLDPARFVRIHRSTIVNMDYVCEVAREGRNEASVLLNRGQRLKMSKNGWQNLVAASRSF, via the coding sequence ATGAAGATGAAGGCCCTCATTGCGGATGACGAGCCACTGGCGCGGGAGCGATTGCGCTTTCTTCTCGACGGCGACGACGAGGTCGAACTGGTTGGAGAGTGCAGGAACGGAGCCGAGGTAGTGGCATCGCTGAAAGCGGAGCAGATCGATATTCTGTTTCTCGATATCGAGATGCCAGGCAAAGGAGGTTTCGAAGTGATCGAGCAGATGGGTGCGGCCCAGATGCCGGTGACCGTGTTTGTGACGGCTCATAACCAACATGCGCTCCACGCGTTTGAGGTGCACGCGTTCGACTACCTGACCAAGCCCGTCGAACGGGAACGGCTGAAGGCGACGCTAAGTCGAGCCAAGGAACGGATTGCTTCCGATGCTGCTCTCTTGAACCAGGAACGCCTGAAACAGGTTCTGACTGAGACGGGGATGCGTGGGGGTGGAACAAAAGAGTACCCGAAGCGGCTGCTGGTGCCGAACGGAGCGAAAGACGTGGTCGTCAACATCCAGGAGATCGAATGGATCGAGGCCGCGGACTACTACTCGTGCCTTCACGTTGGGACGAAGACGTTCATGCTGCGGGAGACGGTGAAGCAGTTGGAGAATACTCTCGATCCTGCCCGGTTTGTGAGAATCCACCGCTCGACAATTGTGAATATGGACTATGTCTGCGAAGTAGCGCGAGAGGGCCGCAACGAGGCATCGGTGCTTCTAAACCGTGGACAACGGCTGAAGATGAGCAAGAACGGGTGGCAGAATTTAGTCGCGGCCAGCAGATCATTCTGA
- the kdpB gene encoding potassium-transporting ATPase subunit KdpB has translation MAKQTALFQPLILSRASIEALRKLDPRSMARNPVMFIVEVGSVLTTVLLVVSFRHHRDFGFNLQITLWLWFTVLFANFAEAMAEGRGKAQADSLRKAKSETVARRLRKDSNDGAIEEVPSSQLRVDDVVVVAVNEMIPGDGEVIFGVASVDESAITGESAPVIREAGGDRSAVTGGTRVLSDLIRIRITSNPGETFIDRMIALVEGAERQKTPNEIALNILLAGLTIIFLLAVVTLQPFAVYAGAPQTIFVLVSLLVCLIPTTIGGLLSAIGIAGMDRLVQHNVLAMSGRAVEAAGDVNTLLLDKTGTITIGNREACAFLPAPGVSADQLADAAQLSSLPDETPEGRSIVVLAKEKFGLRGREFNLKNATFIPFSAVTRMSGVNLDERIVRKGAADAIETYLVDLGSSLPREVRHNVEAVARSGGTPLVVAEGDRAMGVVHLKDIVKGGMKERFNELRRMGIRTVMITGDNPLTAAAIAREAGVDDFLAEAKPKDKMDLIRREQAEGKLVAMTGDGTNDAPALAQADVGVAMNSGTQAAKEAGNMVDLDSNPTKLIEIVAIGKQLLMTRGALTTFSIANDVAKYFAIIPAMFAGVFPVLQVLNIMHLHTPQSAVLSAVIFNALVIVALIPLALRGVSYRALSAESLLQRNLLIYGLGGIIVPFFGIKLIDLLITGIHLA, from the coding sequence ATGGCGAAACAGACCGCTCTCTTTCAACCCCTGATCCTCAGCCGCGCTTCCATCGAGGCCCTGCGCAAACTTGACCCACGTAGCATGGCGAGGAACCCGGTCATGTTCATTGTTGAGGTCGGCAGTGTCCTCACCACAGTCTTGCTTGTTGTTAGCTTCAGGCACCACAGGGACTTCGGCTTCAATCTACAGATCACACTGTGGCTCTGGTTTACCGTGCTCTTCGCAAACTTCGCCGAGGCTATGGCGGAGGGCCGCGGCAAGGCACAGGCGGATAGCCTCCGCAAAGCCAAGAGCGAGACGGTTGCACGTCGTCTTCGTAAAGACTCGAATGACGGAGCTATCGAAGAGGTGCCAAGCTCGCAACTGCGCGTCGACGACGTCGTTGTCGTCGCGGTCAACGAGATGATTCCAGGAGATGGCGAGGTCATCTTCGGGGTTGCCTCGGTTGATGAGTCCGCCATCACCGGCGAGTCCGCGCCTGTCATCCGTGAGGCCGGTGGCGATCGCTCCGCTGTCACGGGTGGTACGCGCGTTCTCTCCGACCTCATCCGTATCCGTATCACATCGAATCCCGGAGAGACATTCATCGATCGCATGATCGCTCTCGTAGAGGGTGCCGAGCGTCAGAAGACGCCCAACGAGATCGCTCTCAATATTCTCCTTGCTGGTCTTACCATCATTTTTCTCCTTGCCGTCGTCACTCTCCAACCCTTTGCCGTCTACGCGGGTGCGCCGCAAACTATCTTTGTGCTCGTGTCGCTGCTCGTCTGCCTCATCCCCACGACCATCGGCGGCCTGCTCTCGGCCATCGGCATCGCCGGTATGGATCGCCTTGTCCAGCACAACGTTCTCGCTATGTCGGGCAGGGCAGTCGAGGCGGCGGGCGACGTTAACACTTTGCTGCTCGATAAGACTGGGACCATCACCATCGGCAACCGTGAGGCCTGTGCCTTCCTGCCCGCACCCGGAGTCAGTGCCGATCAACTCGCTGACGCAGCCCAACTCTCCTCTCTTCCCGACGAGACGCCTGAAGGCCGGTCTATCGTAGTCCTCGCCAAAGAGAAATTTGGCCTGCGCGGGCGCGAGTTCAATCTCAAGAACGCTACCTTTATCCCGTTCAGCGCTGTTACCCGCATGTCGGGCGTCAATCTCGACGAACGCATCGTCCGCAAGGGCGCGGCAGACGCGATTGAAACGTATCTCGTCGACCTCGGCTCCAGCCTTCCACGGGAGGTCCGCCACAATGTAGAAGCAGTCGCGCGCTCTGGTGGCACTCCGCTCGTCGTTGCTGAGGGTGATCGCGCCATGGGTGTGGTCCATCTTAAGGACATCGTCAAGGGCGGTATGAAGGAGCGCTTCAACGAACTCCGCCGTATGGGCATCCGCACGGTGATGATCACCGGCGATAATCCTCTTACCGCCGCAGCCATCGCGCGCGAAGCAGGCGTCGACGACTTCCTCGCAGAAGCCAAACCAAAAGACAAAATGGACCTGATCCGCCGCGAACAGGCTGAGGGCAAGCTTGTAGCCATGACCGGAGACGGCACCAACGATGCGCCCGCACTTGCTCAGGCGGACGTAGGCGTCGCCATGAACTCCGGGACCCAGGCAGCCAAAGAAGCCGGCAATATGGTCGATCTGGACTCTAACCCGACCAAGCTCATCGAGATCGTCGCCATCGGCAAGCAACTCCTGATGACCCGCGGCGCACTCACCACTTTCTCGATCGCAAATGATGTCGCCAAGTACTTCGCCATCATCCCGGCGATGTTCGCGGGAGTCTTTCCGGTCCTGCAGGTGCTCAACATCATGCACCTTCACACTCCGCAATCGGCCGTGCTCTCAGCCGTCATCTTCAATGCGCTCGTCATCGTCGCGCTTATCCCGCTTGCTCTGCGCGGCGTGAGTTATCGAGCGCTCTCGGCTGAGTCGCTGCTTCAGCGCAATCTCCTCATATACGGACTGGGCGGAATCATCGTTCCGTTTTTCGGCATCAAGCTCATTGACCTCTTGATCACCGGCATCCACCTCGCATAA
- a CDS encoding efflux RND transporter periplasmic adaptor subunit, whose protein sequence is MKVRKVLPPLCILMCIPLASCSRAVVHADASSPEAVPVHITQVISQDVPLEVEAVGNVEAVERVDVKPRIAGQIRTVAFTEGKDVTKGQLLFTIDRDTMSRQQAQQQAELDRDIAMEQQAVAVAARDDASQRQHKADSDIAVKLGQLGVISGQAVNQSVTAGDAARSSLRADQAAIAAAAGAVKADRARLAQTQLQLNFSDVTAPISGRTGAIAVKAGNVVLQNDTTLVTLLQLAPIRVTFGAPEQALAEVQRLSAIGSLEVEATNGDHLPAKGRLDFIDNSVDATTGTVRLKATFSNADRTLWPGEFVNVRLRLRVDPNQLIVPQSAVQQGLEGKYAWRIKSNVAAMVPVTVLRTCRSTNSPSQPGSEIAVLGSGLSLGDTVVTEGQLRLTPGAHITPLNTTPNP, encoded by the coding sequence ATGAAGGTACGTAAGGTTCTCCCGCCACTATGCATCCTGATGTGCATCCCGCTCGCGTCGTGCTCTCGTGCCGTGGTCCACGCTGATGCGTCCTCACCCGAGGCTGTCCCCGTTCATATCACTCAGGTCATATCGCAGGACGTACCCCTCGAGGTCGAAGCCGTAGGCAATGTTGAGGCTGTCGAGCGTGTCGACGTGAAGCCACGCATCGCGGGCCAGATCAGAACAGTCGCCTTCACCGAAGGCAAGGACGTCACCAAAGGTCAGCTCCTCTTCACCATCGATCGCGACACCATGAGCCGTCAACAGGCGCAGCAGCAGGCCGAGCTCGACCGCGACATCGCCATGGAGCAACAGGCCGTCGCCGTTGCGGCGCGAGACGACGCCTCGCAAAGGCAGCACAAGGCTGATTCCGACATCGCGGTGAAGCTTGGCCAGCTCGGCGTGATCTCAGGCCAGGCAGTCAACCAGTCCGTCACCGCCGGCGACGCCGCCCGCTCCAGTCTTCGTGCCGATCAGGCCGCCATCGCCGCGGCAGCAGGAGCCGTCAAGGCCGATCGCGCTCGCCTCGCACAGACGCAGCTTCAGCTCAACTTCTCCGACGTCACCGCTCCCATCTCGGGGCGTACGGGAGCCATCGCGGTCAAGGCTGGCAATGTCGTTCTGCAAAACGATACAACGCTCGTCACGCTGCTTCAGTTGGCGCCTATCCGTGTCACCTTCGGAGCCCCCGAACAGGCGCTCGCTGAGGTGCAGCGGCTCAGCGCGATAGGCTCGCTGGAGGTTGAGGCAACCAACGGCGACCACCTGCCAGCCAAAGGCCGTCTCGACTTCATCGACAACTCCGTCGATGCCACAACCGGAACCGTTCGCCTGAAGGCCACTTTTTCCAACGCCGACCGCACACTCTGGCCCGGCGAGTTCGTCAACGTTCGCCTCCGCCTGCGGGTAGATCCGAATCAGCTCATCGTCCCTCAGTCCGCCGTACAGCAGGGGCTCGAAGGAAAGTACGCATGGCGAATCAAATCGAATGTCGCCGCAATGGTGCCCGTCACGGTGCTCCGCACATGTCGCTCGACGAACTCCCCATCGCAACCGGGCAGCGAAATCGCCGTTCTCGGCAGCGGCCTAAGTCTCGGAGACACGGTCGTAACCGAAGGCCAGCTGCGCCTCACTCCCGGTGCTCACATCACGCCTCTCAACACGACTCCCAATCCGTAA
- the kdpA gene encoding potassium-transporting ATPase subunit KdpA — protein sequence MTTNGWLQIIVLFASVLVLARPLGIYMVCVYERRNTPFDLILGPCERILYKLTGVRPDEEMSWSQYALAMLLFSATTMLLTYGVERAQRWLPFNPQHLPGVAPGLAWNTAVSFTTNTNWQSYVPESTMSYLTQMLGLATHNFWSAAVGMALAIAFIRGIARRERTTLGNFWVDMTRSILYVLLPLCLVYATLLVSQGVVQNLRPYDTATLVEKQDVSTPGTNGAASTVQTVSVQNIAQGPVASQEAIKMLGTNGGGFFNANSAHPFENPTPFTNFLQMLSIFLIPAGLTFTLGRMVGSPRHGWAILAAMSMFFFVGVLAAYHAESRSNPLFHHVSQVSTGTQPGGNMEGKEVRFGIANSALFATITTDASCGAVNSMHDSFTPIGGMVPMVNILLGEIVFGGVGAGMYGMLIFVLLAVFIAGLMVGRTPEYLGKKIEAADIQLAMLYLLIFPLLILGFSAVSVLAPTFGTSSLANQGPHGLSEILYAFASAVGNNGSAFAGLNANTNWYNYTLGFSMFAGRFLMIIPMLAIAGNLARKKIVPVSQGTFPVTTPLFVVLLCSVILIVGALTFFPVVALGPILEHLQMHAGNTY from the coding sequence GTGACGACCAACGGTTGGCTCCAAATCATAGTATTATTCGCTTCTGTCCTCGTGCTCGCACGCCCCCTTGGCATCTATATGGTCTGCGTGTATGAACGAAGAAACACGCCTTTCGACCTCATCCTTGGGCCTTGCGAACGCATCCTCTACAAGTTGACCGGCGTCCGGCCCGACGAAGAGATGAGTTGGAGTCAGTATGCCCTTGCCATGCTCCTTTTTTCAGCTACAACCATGCTGTTGACATATGGGGTCGAGCGCGCACAACGCTGGCTTCCCTTCAACCCGCAGCATCTTCCAGGGGTTGCTCCTGGCCTCGCTTGGAACACCGCTGTCTCCTTCACGACCAACACCAACTGGCAAAGTTACGTACCTGAATCAACAATGAGCTACCTCACCCAGATGCTGGGTCTGGCGACGCATAATTTCTGGTCCGCAGCGGTCGGGATGGCCCTTGCTATCGCATTCATCCGCGGCATTGCGCGCCGGGAGAGGACAACGCTTGGTAACTTCTGGGTCGACATGACTCGTTCGATCCTCTATGTTCTGCTTCCACTTTGTCTTGTCTATGCAACCTTGCTCGTCTCGCAAGGTGTCGTCCAGAATTTGCGGCCTTACGACACTGCCACTCTCGTCGAAAAACAGGATGTAAGCACACCGGGCACCAATGGCGCGGCATCCACAGTTCAGACCGTCTCCGTGCAGAACATCGCCCAAGGTCCCGTCGCCTCTCAGGAGGCTATCAAGATGCTCGGAACGAACGGTGGAGGCTTCTTCAATGCCAACAGCGCTCACCCGTTTGAAAATCCCACTCCGTTTACCAACTTCCTACAAATGCTGTCCATCTTTCTTATACCGGCGGGGCTTACCTTCACCCTCGGACGCATGGTCGGTTCGCCGCGTCACGGCTGGGCCATTCTCGCTGCAATGAGCATGTTCTTCTTCGTTGGTGTACTTGCCGCATACCATGCCGAATCTCGCTCCAACCCTCTGTTCCATCATGTCTCTCAGGTTTCGACCGGTACGCAACCTGGCGGCAACATGGAAGGCAAAGAAGTCCGCTTCGGAATAGCCAACTCAGCCCTCTTCGCCACCATAACCACCGATGCGAGCTGTGGCGCCGTCAATTCCATGCATGACAGCTTCACCCCCATCGGCGGCATGGTGCCCATGGTTAATATCCTGCTTGGCGAGATCGTCTTCGGTGGCGTTGGTGCGGGCATGTACGGCATGCTCATATTTGTCCTGCTCGCTGTCTTTATTGCAGGTCTAATGGTCGGTCGGACCCCCGAGTACCTCGGCAAGAAAATTGAAGCCGCCGACATTCAACTTGCGATGCTTTACCTTCTCATCTTCCCCCTGCTCATCCTGGGCTTCTCTGCGGTTTCAGTGCTCGCGCCCACCTTTGGGACCTCAAGCCTCGCAAACCAGGGTCCACACGGGTTGTCTGAGATTCTCTACGCCTTCGCAAGCGCCGTGGGCAATAACGGAAGTGCCTTCGCAGGACTCAACGCCAATACCAACTGGTACAACTACACGCTCGGCTTCAGCATGTTTGCCGGCCGTTTCCTCATGATCATTCCCATGCTTGCCATCGCCGGCAACCTCGCGAGGAAGAAGATCGTTCCCGTATCGCAAGGCACCTTCCCGGTTACTACACCGCTGTTTGTCGTCCTGCTCTGCTCCGTCATCCTCATCGTCGGCGCGCTCACTTTCTTTCCGGTTGTCGCGCTCGGTCCTATCCTCGAGCATCTCCAGATGCACGCCGGCAACACCTACTAA
- a CDS encoding sensor histidine kinase: MNASTRSPEDQNTMAIEEISAEEAATPLGRELNGYAVIVPLAAILALATAAECGSVTHPASVAYGAVLWGWWGTIACVLWKLAPRLPVVSRLSVKTILLHAVSGLILALVHLSLLWGIGFPLGWGQSNQKMMRGVLFNINRVGLELLIYGFIIGITGVVQHKLRAQHDAMRSLELQKQLSSAHLRALQMQLEPHFLFNTLNAITTLVELGRQSEAVEMLLHLNLILKSTLKRTTPEKVPLSQELEMIDNYLAIEQIRFADRLQVQIKVDPGALDGMVPCFLLQPIVENAIRHGIANCVSEGKVEASARREGGNLHLRVRDTGTEAGIPAQNGHGIGLKNTRERLVHFYRDEFAMKAQPLDEGGFEVAIIIPYEPQRR; this comes from the coding sequence ATGAACGCTTCCACGAGATCCCCGGAGGACCAAAACACCATGGCGATCGAAGAGATATCCGCTGAAGAAGCTGCGACGCCGCTAGGCAGGGAGCTAAATGGCTATGCGGTGATTGTGCCGTTGGCGGCGATACTGGCGCTGGCTACGGCAGCCGAATGCGGGTCCGTGACCCATCCGGCGTCGGTGGCGTATGGCGCGGTCCTGTGGGGATGGTGGGGCACGATTGCGTGTGTTCTATGGAAACTGGCGCCTCGGTTGCCGGTCGTGTCCCGGCTTTCTGTAAAGACAATTCTGCTGCATGCAGTTTCGGGTTTGATCCTCGCGCTGGTTCATCTGTCGCTGCTTTGGGGTATCGGCTTTCCGCTGGGGTGGGGTCAGTCCAATCAAAAGATGATGCGGGGGGTTCTGTTTAACATCAACCGGGTTGGCCTCGAGCTCCTGATCTACGGATTCATTATCGGGATCACCGGGGTCGTTCAGCATAAGCTGCGCGCGCAGCACGATGCCATGCGCTCCCTCGAGCTTCAGAAACAGCTCTCGTCCGCCCATCTGCGCGCGCTGCAGATGCAACTGGAACCTCACTTTCTCTTCAACACGCTGAACGCGATTACGACATTGGTGGAGCTTGGACGGCAGAGCGAGGCGGTCGAGATGCTGTTGCATCTGAACCTCATTCTGAAAAGCACATTGAAACGGACAACGCCGGAGAAGGTTCCGCTTTCGCAAGAGCTGGAGATGATTGATAACTATCTCGCGATTGAGCAGATTCGATTTGCGGACCGATTGCAGGTGCAGATCAAGGTCGATCCTGGAGCACTGGACGGCATGGTGCCGTGCTTCCTGTTACAGCCGATCGTTGAGAATGCGATACGCCATGGAATTGCAAATTGCGTCAGTGAAGGAAAGGTGGAGGCTTCCGCGAGGCGAGAAGGCGGGAACCTGCACCTGCGGGTTCGGGACACGGGAACGGAAGCTGGCATACCGGCGCAGAACGGACACGGAATTGGGCTAAAGAATACGCGGGAACGGCTCGTGCACTTCTATCGAGATGAGTTCGCGATGAAGGCTCAGCCGCTCGATGAAGGTGGCTTTGAGGTTGCGATCATCATCCCCTACGAGCCGCAGAGACGATGA
- the kdpC gene encoding potassium-transporting ATPase subunit KdpC — MKRTLATAIAYTVITALFLGIAYPFTILGIGQALFRDKANGQLIISNGHLIGSRILGQPFTGPNYFHSRPSAAGIGYDAQASSGSNLGPTNKTLVDRINRSVANEQTGQPVPIDLVTASASGLDPDITPDAALYQGPRIAQARHLSKSEVNRLIQSHITPRQFGLLGEPRINVLELNLALDQISQN; from the coding sequence ATGAAGCGTACCCTCGCTACCGCCATCGCCTACACGGTCATTACCGCTCTTTTTCTCGGGATCGCCTATCCCTTCACGATCCTGGGTATAGGCCAAGCTCTCTTCCGCGATAAGGCCAACGGCCAACTCATCATCAGCAATGGGCACCTCATAGGATCCCGCATTCTCGGCCAGCCTTTCACGGGACCGAACTACTTTCACTCCCGACCGTCCGCAGCCGGAATCGGCTACGATGCCCAAGCCTCCTCCGGCTCGAACTTAGGCCCGACTAACAAAACCCTCGTCGACCGCATCAATAGATCGGTGGCGAACGAGCAGACTGGCCAGCCCGTCCCTATTGACCTCGTCACGGCCTCCGCGTCCGGACTCGACCCTGACATCACTCCCGATGCCGCACTCTATCAGGGTCCGCGCATAGCCCAAGCTCGCCACCTCTCCAAGTCGGAGGTAAACCGCCTCATCCAATCCCACATCACGCCGCGCCAGTTCGGCCTTCTTGGCGAACCGCGGATCAATGTTCTTGAACTCAACCTCGCTCTAGACCAGATCAGTCAAAACTAG